Proteins from a single region of Panulirus ornatus isolate Po-2019 chromosome 64, ASM3632096v1, whole genome shotgun sequence:
- the LOC139746276 gene encoding NADH dehydrogenase [ubiquinone] 1 alpha subcomplex assembly factor 4: MGKVISSLGKRAIRPFKEFNLEARSHKEILKENRVTSPWHESTAKIIKDSIRSQPDEVKKRLKEKDDILVDRLKKVYVTSKDVQPQNPIEGDPSRPLPVDRNVHLNPEFGYFEPKSVPYGKITLRDFVEVVSKHQQDPEVWTPKKISYEYKLDTALTEKLLRHFRTFVLIAPKDYKTTKITQSTLKTIPSTTPDSLKQLSQDDSEEERTKSKGKS, translated from the exons ATGGGAAAAGTAATATCTTCACTGGGTAAAAGGGCCATCCGACCTTTCAAAGAATTCAACTTAGAAGCAAGATCTCACAAGGAAATCTTGAAGGAAAACCGAGTAACTTCACCCTGGCATGAATCAACGGCAAAGATCATCAAAGATTCCATTCGCT CTCAACCAGATGAGGTAAAGAAGAGACTTAAGGAAAAAGATGACATCTTGGTAGACAGACTAAAAAAGGTTTATGTAACATCAAAGGATGTACAG CCACAAAATCCAATTGAAGGAGATCCTAGTCGGCCGCTACCTGTAGATCGTAATGTGCATTTAAATCCAGAATTTGGATATTTTGAACCTAAG TCTGTACCGTATGGCAAGATTACTTTACGAGATTTTGTGGAAGTTGTATCAAAGCATCAGCAGGATCCTGAGGTGTGGACTCCAAAGAAAATATCTTATGAATACAAATTAGACACTGCTTTGACAG AAAAACTCCTTCGACATTTCCGCACATTTGTCTTGATAGCCCCAAAGGATTACAAGACTACCAAGATTACCCAATCCACACTGAAGACTATACCATCAACTACTCCAGACTCTCTCAAACAGCTTTCCCAAGATGATAGTGAAGAAGAAAGAACTAAAAGTAAAGGAAAGAGTTAA